A genomic window from Brassica oleracea var. oleracea cultivar TO1000 chromosome C8, BOL, whole genome shotgun sequence includes:
- the LOC106310837 gene encoding paramyosin-like, translating into MEKLKSAEERHEKQARETDETNKRSKEIKDLHKHSDLSIQKAMKELNIIDTEAKSLTEKSKHLEEKIRLYEDKLAEASEDLDQSSLENELLSDTNNQLKIKIQELEGFLVAEKERSNQRDIEAKDLATKLQSHENLIEEHKKKVLEESEVAYTRKMELENALQKLKTFEDTIKELEKENGSLAEVNLKLNQELADHGSETNGFQAMFSALEAEKNQTAKELQASKGAIEKLINKLTSERERLRSQVKSLVEENSQVNEIHQSTKNELINIQEHLGVEKSKLDAMASEIKKLTSVASEKSVLESKFDEVEKQLKSAEAQLKEEVKKVAELTLKLHEHETKASEQDLVDEEEAMKLHKSNLQETETMGKGEVDVKSRDNIDFSFPTPKQRKSKEESDHASASHSSSSSGNVTTTQKAETSHLMTLKIVLGVALVSVIIGIILGKKY; encoded by the exons ATGGAGAAGCTGAAATCAGCTGAAGAGAGACATGAGAAGCAAGCAAGAGAAACAGATGAAACTAACAAAAGAAGCAAAGAGATAAAAGATTTGCATAAACACTCAGATCTCAGCATTCAGAAGGCAATGAAGGAACTCAATATCATAGATACAGAGGCCAAGTCATTGACCGAGAAATCGAAACATCTGGAGGAGAAAATAAGATTATATGAAGACAAGTTGGCTGAAGCATCTGAAGATCTTGATCAGTCATCCTTGGAGAATGAGTTACTATCAGACACAAACAATCAACTCAAGATCAAGATTCAAGAACTTGAAGGCTTTCTGGTTGCTGAGAAGGAAAGGTCTAATCAGAGAGACATAGAAGCTAAAGACTTGGCTACAAAGTTACAATCCCATGAAAACCTAATTGAGGAACATAAAAAGAAAGTCCTAGAAGAATCTGAAGTTGCTTATACTAGAAAAATGGAGCTTGAAAATGCTCTACAGAAACTCAAGACTTTTGAAGATACAATCAAAGAGCTTGAGAAAGAAAATGGATCTTTAGCCGAAGTGAATCTAAAGCTGAACCAGGAGCTAGCCGATCATGGGTCAGAGACCAATGGCTTTCAGGCAATGTTTTCTGCTTTAGAAGCTGAGAAGAACCAAACAGCAAAAGAGCTTCAGGCTTCAAAGGGAGCCATAGAAAAATTAATAAACAAGCTTACTTCTGAAAGAGAAAGATTAAGATCACAG GTTAAATCCCTTGTAGAAGAGAATAGCCAAGTCAATGAGATACATCAGAGCACAAAGAATGAGCTCATAAATATTCAAGAACACCTCGGAGTAGAGAAGTCTAAACTGGATGCTATGGCATCCGAAATCAAGAAGCTCACTTCTGTGGCTTCTGAAAAGTCGGTGTTGGAGTCCAAGTTTGATGAAGTAGAAAAACAATTGAAAAGCGCTGAAGCTCAGTTGAAAGAAGAG GTCAAAAAAGTTGCAGAACTGACCTTAAAATTGCATGAGCATGAAACTAAAGCAAGTGAACAAGATTTGGTGGACGAGGAAGAAGCAATGAAGCTTCATAAATCAAACTTGCAGGAAACTGAGACAATGGGAAAAGGAGAAGTAGATGTTAAGTCTCGAGATAATATTGATTTCTCTTTTCCAACTCCAAAGCAACGTAAGAGTAAGGAGGAGTCAGATCATGCTTCTGCTTCACATTCGTCTTCTTCTTCAGGAAACGTTACAACAACTCAGAAAGCTGAAACATCTCATCTCATGACATTGAAGATTGTCCTCGGAGTGGCTCTTGTGTCTGTCATTATAGGTATCATTCTTGGTAAAAAGTATTGA